In the Duncaniella freteri genome, one interval contains:
- a CDS encoding IS4 family transposase translates to MSKSSNFFGQPTYGQLIKSLDREKIVEISRKHGGEKYVKSFDGYTHLLTMLYAVIQRFDSLREIETSMTAEVRKLHHVGIDTVPRRSTLSDANARRSEKFFEDVYRDLYAANKDILSSDSRRNGTEEWIRRLRIIDSTTITLFSNAIFKGVGRHPKTGKKKGGIKVHSVIHANEGVHCDVQFTSAATNDSFMLAPSHYSHNEIVALDRAYINYAKFEELTDRGVVYVTKMKKNLSYEILVDCMHQNPQGLMEYREQVVVFRKDGINHIARIITYVDIKKGKKPKLISLLTNDFDMPLETIVAIYRRRWQIESLFKQIKQNFPLRYFYGESANAIKIQIWVTLIANLLLSVLQSTLQRRWSFSGLATIVRIVLMYYLNLEKFLNQPDADLKIMLAEASESPPEDPENC, encoded by the coding sequence ATGAGTAAAAGTAGTAATTTCTTCGGACAGCCGACATATGGTCAGCTGATAAAATCACTTGATCGTGAAAAAATAGTTGAAATCAGCCGAAAACACGGCGGAGAGAAGTATGTCAAGAGCTTTGACGGCTATACGCATTTGCTTACGATGCTATATGCTGTCATACAGCGCTTCGATTCATTGCGTGAGATAGAGACTTCTATGACAGCCGAGGTACGCAAACTCCATCATGTAGGCATTGACACTGTGCCCAGGCGGAGCACCTTGTCGGATGCAAATGCCAGACGTTCAGAGAAGTTCTTTGAAGATGTATACCGCGACTTGTATGCAGCCAATAAAGACATTCTTTCCTCGGACAGCCGACGCAATGGCACGGAAGAGTGGATAAGACGGCTTAGAATCATCGATTCCACTACAATCACGTTGTTCTCCAATGCTATTTTCAAGGGTGTTGGCCGTCATCCGAAGACGGGAAAGAAGAAAGGCGGCATCAAGGTACACTCGGTCATACATGCCAACGAGGGCGTTCACTGCGACGTACAGTTCACTTCGGCAGCGACCAATGACTCCTTCATGCTTGCACCGAGCCATTACAGCCACAACGAGATAGTAGCACTTGACCGTGCATATATCAACTATGCCAAATTCGAGGAACTGACGGATCGAGGGGTGGTATATGTAACCAAAATGAAGAAAAACCTCAGTTATGAAATACTTGTGGACTGTATGCACCAGAATCCGCAGGGACTGATGGAGTACCGTGAACAGGTCGTAGTGTTCCGTAAAGACGGCATCAACCACATTGCAAGAATAATCACATACGTTGACATTAAGAAAGGCAAGAAGCCAAAACTTATATCGCTTCTCACCAATGACTTCGACATGCCTCTGGAGACAATCGTGGCCATCTACCGTCGCCGATGGCAGATTGAGTCGCTTTTCAAGCAGATAAAGCAGAACTTCCCTTTGCGATACTTCTATGGCGAAAGTGCCAATGCCATAAAAATACAGATTTGGGTAACGCTCATAGCTAATCTGTTGCTCTCGGTCTTACAAAGCACCTTGCAAAGGCGTTGGAGCTTTTCTGGACTGGCTACAATCGTCAGAATTGTACTGATGTATTATCTGAATCTCGAAAAGTTCCTAAATCAGCCCGACGCTGACTTGAAAATCATGCTCGCAGAGGCCTCGGAATCCCCTCCTGAAGATCCCGAAAACTGCTGA
- a CDS encoding relaxase/mobilization nuclease domain-containing protein: MIATILPSSTCFHAVGYNERKVAKGSAHLLEMKNFDAVEMMGHHTPDDLVAYLENYSSKNPRIKKAQFHMAFSCRGHEKTEQELLDFAHEYLREMGYGEEGQPLLVYGHTDTDNTHIHIITSRVAPDGSKIDHNHERVRSQRVVERLLGNDINEKARRDMEEALSYKFTSITQFKALMNSLGYECYDNDGMVSIKRGGAVCLKIPLEEISSHYRSTTFDRQRRRQLRAIFAKYRDLTANKKELADELKRKFGIELVFFGKKDSPYGYMIIDHNKKAVINGGKIYPIKELLDFATPDERFARIDSQIDAQLANDPKITIGELNDILSRQYKAYVKQGQIWRGRDSRPLRPHMWEALRRNNRIQWVESFAPATEAERDFLCSIGKVTVPHMVEINGTRTTQYNNRLSDLRSIFDSSTGYIRRHTLRSAGFTIRDIEGEMYAFDMKARVLINLENEGFDIRRLQFVKNPVEDKKQNVAVRRKPGSGIRKPHDVESGQGQNREWEVGYKGDYDRIDDESSIRR, encoded by the coding sequence ATGATAGCGACAATACTTCCGTCAAGCACCTGCTTCCATGCGGTCGGATATAATGAACGCAAGGTAGCCAAAGGCTCGGCACATCTGCTGGAAATGAAAAATTTTGATGCGGTCGAAATGATGGGACACCATACCCCCGATGACCTTGTGGCCTATCTTGAAAATTACTCTTCTAAAAATCCGAGAATCAAGAAAGCACAGTTCCACATGGCGTTTTCATGCCGGGGACACGAAAAGACGGAACAGGAGCTTCTGGACTTCGCACATGAATATCTCCGGGAGATGGGATATGGAGAAGAAGGACAGCCCCTGCTGGTTTACGGACATACCGATACTGACAACACCCATATACATATAATAACATCGCGTGTGGCACCGGACGGCAGCAAGATAGACCATAACCATGAACGGGTAAGGTCACAACGTGTGGTCGAGCGGTTGCTTGGAAACGACATTAACGAGAAAGCACGCAGGGATATGGAAGAAGCCCTGTCATATAAATTCACATCCATAACGCAGTTCAAGGCTCTTATGAACTCGCTCGGTTATGAGTGCTACGACAATGATGGAATGGTATCCATAAAACGTGGCGGTGCCGTATGTCTTAAAATACCGCTGGAGGAAATCAGCTCACATTACCGTTCAACGACATTCGACCGTCAGCGCAGGAGACAGCTCCGCGCCATATTCGCCAAATACCGAGACCTGACCGCCAACAAGAAAGAACTCGCCGATGAACTCAAAAGGAAATTCGGTATCGAGCTTGTGTTTTTCGGAAAAAAAGATTCTCCATACGGCTATATGATAATCGACCATAACAAGAAAGCTGTCATCAACGGAGGCAAGATATATCCGATAAAGGAGCTGCTGGATTTTGCGACACCTGATGAACGGTTCGCAAGAATAGACTCACAAATCGACGCCCAGTTAGCAAATGATCCAAAAATCACCATCGGCGAGCTTAACGACATACTGAGCCGCCAGTACAAAGCCTATGTGAAACAGGGGCAGATATGGCGAGGCAGAGACAGCCGTCCTCTCCGCCCCCATATGTGGGAGGCTCTGAGACGCAACAACCGTATTCAATGGGTGGAGTCATTCGCTCCGGCAACGGAAGCGGAGCGGGACTTCCTATGTTCAATCGGCAAGGTGACTGTGCCCCACATGGTGGAAATCAACGGAACAAGGACAACACAATACAATAACCGGCTGTCAGATCTGAGGAGCATATTTGACAGCAGCACAGGTTATATACGCCGTCATACACTCCGCAGTGCAGGATTTACAATCCGGGATATTGAGGGAGAAATGTATGCCTTTGACATGAAAGCCCGCGTTCTTATAAATCTTGAAAACGAGGGTTTCGATATAAGACGTCTCCAGTTTGTCAAAAATCCCGTCGAGGACAAAAAGCAAAACGTGGCGGTCAGACGAAAGCCCGGCTCAGGAATAAGGAAGCCGCATGACGTGGAGTCAGGTCAAGGCCAGAACAGGGAATGGGAAGTAGGCTACAAAGGGGACTATGACAGGATAGATGATGAGTCCTCGATAAGACGATAG
- a CDS encoding DUF4134 domain-containing protein, which produces MQKIKSKCQRAVSRLGNSAFARKGMLAMGAVMLTVSDMMAASKGAAGFTKATQEVSSYQTPVSNLMKAIAAVIVLVGAFNVYFKMQNGDQDVKKTIMLTIGGCIAFIALSEALPLFFK; this is translated from the coding sequence ATGCAGAAAATCAAATCAAAGTGTCAGCGTGCTGTCTCACGCCTCGGCAACTCAGCCTTCGCCCGTAAGGGTATGCTTGCTATGGGCGCGGTGATGCTCACCGTGTCCGACATGATGGCCGCCAGCAAGGGTGCGGCAGGCTTCACCAAAGCCACACAGGAGGTAAGCTCCTACCAGACCCCTGTCTCCAATCTCATGAAGGCGATCGCCGCAGTGATTGTCCTCGTGGGTGCCTTCAACGTCTATTTCAAGATGCAGAACGGCGACCAGGATGTCAAGAAGACCATCATGCTCACCATCGGCGGCTGTATCGCCTTCATCGCACTGAGCGAGGCTCTTCCGCTCTTCTTCAAGTAA
- a CDS encoding AAA family ATPase has product MNLLYQTHLGFNGLQVIMNTGEEELVDSKTVHNIFDANGNVIGQKEFPTDKMESEGTKKMVEIAGPLVDAIRLGKILVVDELDAKLHPFLTRKIIGLFMDKEFNRNGAQLIFATHDTNLLNIQYLRRDQIWFTEKDKSDSTELYSLVEFRDESGNKVRNDRNIEKDYINGRYGAIPFMS; this is encoded by the coding sequence ATGAACCTGCTATATCAGACCCATCTTGGCTTCAACGGACTTCAGGTCATCATGAATACCGGGGAAGAAGAATTGGTCGACTCAAAGACCGTACACAACATTTTCGACGCGAATGGGAATGTCATCGGTCAAAAAGAGTTTCCGACTGACAAGATGGAGTCTGAGGGAACCAAGAAAATGGTTGAGATTGCCGGTCCGCTTGTAGATGCAATAAGACTCGGGAAGATTCTTGTTGTCGATGAACTGGACGCAAAACTCCATCCCTTCCTTACTCGCAAGATAATCGGACTGTTTATGGACAAGGAGTTCAACAGGAATGGAGCCCAGCTTATTTTTGCGACTCATGATACGAATCTACTAAATATCCAATATCTCCGTCGTGACCAGATCTGGTTTACCGAGAAAGACAAATCCGACTCGACAGAACTTTACTCTCTGGTAGAGTTCCGTGATGAATCCGGAAATAAAGTACGCAACGACCGCAACATCGAGAAGGACTATATCAATGGTCGCTATGGTGCAATTCCTTTCATGAGCTAA
- a CDS encoding RloB family protein has translation MGQLPKSRIEQLKREKREAKAAKKRKVATREKIVRFLVVCEGERTELNYFRELVRDRYSEVRSEEIVGEGRSTCALVKKTEEIRERLERQRQLKFDRVWVVFDKDDFNDFNEAISLAERKGYKAGWTNEAFELWYLLHFTFLDAAVSRADYIAKLETEIRRNEDYQDYKYHQNDKGIYALLQKIGNEALAKKAS, from the coding sequence ATGGGACAGCTTCCAAAATCAAGAATCGAACAGCTCAAGCGCGAAAAGCGGGAGGCCAAGGCTGCGAAGAAACGCAAGGTTGCCACTCGCGAAAAAATCGTACGCTTTCTTGTAGTTTGCGAGGGTGAGCGTACCGAACTGAACTATTTCAGGGAACTTGTCAGGGACAGATATTCGGAGGTCCGTTCCGAGGAGATTGTCGGAGAAGGACGCTCAACATGTGCATTGGTGAAGAAGACCGAAGAGATTCGAGAACGACTGGAACGGCAGCGGCAACTGAAATTTGATCGTGTATGGGTAGTGTTCGACAAGGATGACTTCAACGATTTCAACGAAGCCATATCACTTGCCGAACGAAAAGGATATAAAGCCGGGTGGACAAATGAAGCCTTTGAACTGTGGTATCTCCTTCACTTCACCTTCCTTGATGCCGCTGTTTCCCGTGCCGATTATATCGCCAAACTCGAAACAGAGATCAGACGGAATGAGGATTATCAGGATTACAAATACCACCAGAACGACAAAGGGATATACGCATTGTTGCAGAAAATCGGGAATGAAGCGCTTGCAAAAAAGGCGAGCTGA
- a CDS encoding ParA family protein translates to MESTCIITFANQKGGVGKTTLCALFASYLVSRGHSVTVFDTDPQQSIVKKRTADTATYAGVPLPYNVYPFSMSNEPALIALIENLHNSAAVDFALFDSAGSLNDQALLALFANTDYLLTPFHYDNLTVPSTAVFVAMIVELRRSIGNAMKTVHYVIPNLEEQGVGTKEEKELWKLVNKKLSEHVRIAPTVYKRQTLRRFSTISGMDDQMLVVSPAFEHIYNDIFGIPNTEEE, encoded by the coding sequence ATGGAATCAACCTGTATAATCACATTCGCCAATCAGAAAGGCGGTGTCGGCAAGACAACGCTGTGCGCCCTTTTCGCAAGCTACCTTGTGTCAAGGGGGCACAGTGTGACCGTGTTCGACACCGATCCGCAGCAGTCCATCGTCAAGAAACGCACAGCGGACACCGCCACCTATGCCGGAGTGCCGCTGCCCTATAACGTATATCCTTTCAGCATGAGCAACGAGCCGGCTCTTATCGCGCTGATCGAGAACCTGCACAACTCAGCCGCCGTGGACTTCGCCCTGTTTGACTCGGCAGGCAGTCTCAACGACCAGGCGTTGCTGGCACTTTTCGCCAATACGGATTATTTGCTGACTCCGTTCCACTATGACAACCTGACCGTACCCTCCACCGCTGTATTTGTCGCCATGATAGTCGAATTGAGACGCAGCATCGGAAATGCCATGAAAACGGTACATTATGTAATACCCAATCTTGAAGAACAGGGTGTCGGCACCAAAGAGGAAAAGGAGTTATGGAAGCTCGTGAACAAGAAGCTGAGCGAACACGTGCGTATAGCACCGACCGTTTATAAACGCCAGACATTACGCCGTTTCAGCACAATCTCCGGCATGGACGACCAGATGCTCGTAGTTTCACCGGCCTTCGAACATATTTACAATGACATATTCGGCATACCAAATACAGAAGAAGAATGA
- a CDS encoding DUF4133 domain-containing protein, whose amino-acid sequence MAIYNDGYPVYKGLQKPLEFMGIRGRFLTLAAAAIGVSFVGFIVFSIALGKLAGFIAMLVMAAAGLVTIYVKQRGGLHNKRKDRGIFIYHNLFKH is encoded by the coding sequence ATGGCGATATACAACGACGGCTATCCGGTTTACAAAGGGTTACAGAAACCACTGGAGTTCATGGGAATACGCGGACGGTTCCTGACATTGGCGGCTGCCGCCATAGGAGTGTCCTTCGTGGGGTTCATAGTGTTCTCCATCGCATTGGGAAAGCTCGCGGGGTTTATCGCCATGCTTGTAATGGCCGCCGCAGGGCTGGTGACAATATATGTCAAGCAGCGCGGCGGACTGCACAACAAGCGGAAAGACCGTGGAATCTTTATTTATCACAATTTATTCAAGCATTGA
- a CDS encoding transposase family protein, producing the protein MKPDQLLRAILPEVLIDNFDIDRFEKSDTRFDIWLDEKKEQLPEDKYNKEIISYGFGDYRTIQDYPIRGRATYLHVRKRKS; encoded by the coding sequence ATGAAACCAGATCAACTGCTCAGAGCAATCCTCCCCGAAGTCCTGATAGACAACTTCGACATCGATCGATTTGAAAAAAGCGATACCCGCTTTGATATATGGCTTGACGAAAAGAAAGAGCAACTTCCCGAAGACAAGTATAACAAAGAGATAATATCCTACGGTTTTGGTGATTACCGCACCATACAGGATTATCCTATAAGGGGGCGTGCCACATACCTCCATGTTCGGAAGCGCAAATCATGA